Sequence from the Thermocoleostomius sinensis A174 genome:
ACAGTAGACCTGACAGCAGTGCAATGAAGAATTGAGGTCCCGAGATCAGTATGGAGGCTGCCTCTGGCGGTGCAGTTCTGGGAATTGGCTCCTGAATTACAGGAGCTTGAGCTATCTGAAACATCGATATAGATAGCCCTTTAAAGATTGTCGTGATTTCCACCATATTCTCTCCTGACTATAAACCAGCTTCTGCTAGCAGCAAGGCGTCATAACCCAACTGTGCTAGACGAGGAAATTTACTCGCGCATCTACGATATACATACCCCTGTAGTTTAAAATCCCCGTCTGAACCGAAATTTGCGTCTCTCTGAGGACAGAACTCTGTGGCTTCAGATCGTTTGAATTAGAGGCAGTTGCGTGAAACTAGGCAACTTGCAATAGGAATGCACAGTATCAAAGACAATGCTAAAAATGCGTTGAAAATCACATGGACGAAGTTCAGTTCTTCCTCGGGATAGAAAAAAGATTTATCCGTCAATGCCATGATAAAAGCATGAATACAGTAGAACGTTTGGCAACGCTTAATCGCATTCGCAGGTTCACTCGGTTAATGGATACGGCCTTTCGAGTCCCCGTACTTGGTATCCGGTTTGGATTAGATCCCATTATCGGATTGATTCCCGGAGCCGGGGATTTGGTGAGCACCATATTCTCTGTTTATTTGATTGTGTTGGCAGCCCGGTTTCAGCTTCCAGCCAAGGCGCTGCGATCGATGATTTTTAACGTTGCTATAGAGAGCACAGTTGGCACGGTTCCTCTACTGGGGGATTTGTTTGATGCGCTATACAAAGCGAATTTGCGCAATCTATCCATTCTAGAGCAACATTTGCAAGCTACAGAGCCAGACCTCGAGCAGCTTGATCCTTTGAATTTATCTAGTGTGAATACGCTGATGCAGCCAGAAGGGACGATTGCTTCTGCTGAAGTGATTGAAGCGAATCAACCAACAGCTTGATGGATTGATGGTGAAGGAAGGTGAAGCCGAGCCGCTTGAGGTAATTTGTAGGACAAGTAATTGTACTGCGTGGCTGAGGTATTAGTGAAACGCGGATGCAGCAGGAACTTCCGCTGAGTCTAAATCTGTGAACATAAAACGATACTTTTCGTTACACAGGAAGAGATATAAATCGGGGGAAATTCACTACACTTAGAAGGCATTGCAAGAAAGGACGCTATATGTGGAGTAGCAGCAGTTGTCCGACTGTGCCCTTTCTATGTAGAGTGTCGGTTTCTCTATTTTTGTACGCCCCAATATTTCACCTGTGGATCGTGGAGATATCAGCACGATGCAAATGCCCCTTTCTCTGAAATTAAAAAACTCTCGATCGTGGTTTGGTTCGCGCCATGGTCGCTGGGGTCGTCGCCGTACTTTTGGTCTAGCCCTGGTTGGTTGTTTGACAACTGGCTTGACTGTTTGGAGCATAACTAAACTTTTCAGTTGGCTAGCCATCCTCTGGGTGTTGGTTCTAGCCAACCGCGATCAGTGGGGGCATATTCTAGCTGAACTCACTATTCCAATTCTGGAGATTACAACTGCTGTTAGCCTTGTCCTATTGGTAATTTGGTCGATTCAAGTTAGACGTGCCGAACAGTTAAGCAACGAATATGCACAGGCGATTGAACAATTGCACGACTGCAAACTAGAGAATCGGTTGGAAGGTGTTCATGCGCTGGGCAGAATTGCCAAGGTGAG
This genomic interval carries:
- a CDS encoding DUF4112 domain-containing protein codes for the protein MNTVERLATLNRIRRFTRLMDTAFRVPVLGIRFGLDPIIGLIPGAGDLVSTIFSVYLIVLAARFQLPAKALRSMIFNVAIESTVGTVPLLGDLFDALYKANLRNLSILEQHLQATEPDLEQLDPLNLSSVNTLMQPEGTIASAEVIEANQPTA